In Fibrobacter sp. UWR3, a single window of DNA contains:
- a CDS encoding YebC/PmpR family DNA-binding transcriptional regulator — protein sequence MSGHSKWATTKRKKAKTDVARAKAWNKLIKEISIAAKLGGGNPDANPRLRAAILKSKSQSLPTKNIESAIAKGTGANSGTEMTEPLYEGRGPAGVAIMVQCLTDNKVRTVAEIRNIFNKNNGSMGESGSVSWAFTYKGVIVVDAEKYPEEQVMDLVIEAGAEDMSTEDGVHEISTSPEAFDAVSKALEAANIEMMSAEITYVANDPVKLGHDDAVKLLKLIDKFEDHDDVQDVYHNAEIDEADMDAAE from the coding sequence ATGTCCGGTCACTCCAAATGGGCCACCACCAAACGCAAGAAAGCCAAGACTGACGTCGCTCGCGCGAAGGCTTGGAACAAGTTGATTAAGGAAATCTCCATTGCTGCCAAGCTCGGCGGCGGAAACCCCGATGCTAACCCGCGTCTGCGTGCGGCAATCCTCAAGTCCAAGAGCCAGAGCTTGCCGACCAAGAACATCGAGAGCGCCATCGCCAAGGGTACGGGTGCCAACTCCGGTACCGAAATGACGGAACCGCTGTACGAAGGACGCGGTCCGGCAGGTGTTGCCATCATGGTGCAGTGCCTGACCGACAACAAGGTCCGTACCGTTGCCGAAATCCGCAACATCTTCAACAAGAACAACGGTTCCATGGGTGAATCCGGCTCCGTGTCCTGGGCTTTCACCTACAAGGGCGTGATTGTCGTCGATGCCGAGAAGTACCCCGAAGAACAGGTCATGGACCTCGTGATTGAAGCGGGTGCCGAAGACATGAGCACCGAAGACGGCGTGCATGAAATCTCTACGAGCCCCGAAGCCTTCGACGCTGTTTCCAAGGCTCTCGAAGCCGCGAACATCGAAATGATGAGCGCCGAAATCACCTACGTCGCCAACGATCCGGTGAAGCTCGGTCACGACGATGCCGTGAAGCTCCTCAAGCTTATCGACAAGTTCGAAGACCACGACGACGTCCAGGACGTTTACCACAACGCCGAAATCGACGAAGCCGACATGGACGCCGCTGAGTAA
- a CDS encoding phosphomannomutase: protein MENITQIWKKIQSPEFNPATDMGLVEQVKQVALTSQEPAKVSFGTSGWRGEIGSEFTLRNLQVVGAAIVRLYKEATPELFEALGVKDFAELQKRGVVVGHDNRLLGHEFCEAVADQFAKAGVKVYYGGEMPTPEFSAAIEMLGAACSINMTPSHNPSHYNGIKFNPADGGPAGPEITNVITKLSNEMMATWKFEPVGKVDWEIIDSLKIYKEFLVKQGTIKFDRIKEFIKKGRLTLVCDHVHGSTRRRPAALLDNPECLITLRNEDDSLFGGIAPEPSSKNLEKVRKVLDESKSEFRLGAIFDPDGDRIRFYDGTREIDMNQFGAIAFHYMATWRKEQGCVAKSVATSNFVNIIAEKLGVPVMETPVGFKNFRPWLSRNAKQKALVAFEESDGISGLNNTLEKDAQFGLLIALEIMAVTGKNLGEYLDALYEEYGRFYPTRSGFEVDKSLVGAPLKAKVDAIATIAKPGAKVMVGKNEKTVKQLLTLDGVKIIFEDDSWMLVRPSGTEPKVRIYTECRDPDEKDPMFEAAKALFFKN, encoded by the coding sequence ATGGAAAACATTACGCAGATTTGGAAAAAGATTCAGTCCCCCGAATTCAACCCGGCTACCGACATGGGCCTGGTCGAACAGGTGAAGCAGGTCGCTCTGACCTCCCAGGAGCCCGCTAAGGTGAGCTTTGGTACGTCCGGCTGGCGCGGTGAAATTGGTTCCGAATTTACGCTCCGCAATCTGCAGGTGGTGGGTGCGGCAATCGTCCGCCTCTATAAGGAAGCTACTCCGGAACTTTTCGAAGCTCTCGGCGTGAAGGATTTTGCCGAACTCCAGAAGCGTGGTGTGGTCGTTGGCCACGACAACCGCCTGCTCGGTCACGAATTCTGCGAAGCCGTTGCCGACCAGTTCGCGAAGGCCGGCGTGAAGGTCTACTACGGTGGCGAAATGCCGACTCCGGAATTCAGCGCCGCAATCGAGATGCTCGGTGCCGCCTGCTCCATCAACATGACCCCGAGCCACAACCCGAGCCACTACAACGGCATCAAGTTCAACCCGGCCGACGGCGGTCCTGCCGGTCCGGAAATCACGAACGTGATTACCAAGCTCAGCAACGAAATGATGGCCACCTGGAAGTTTGAACCGGTGGGCAAGGTTGACTGGGAAATTATCGACTCCCTCAAGATTTACAAGGAATTCCTCGTCAAGCAGGGCACCATCAAGTTCGACCGCATCAAGGAATTCATCAAGAAGGGCCGTTTGACCCTCGTGTGCGACCACGTGCACGGCTCTACCCGCCGCCGTCCGGCTGCGCTGCTCGACAATCCGGAATGCCTCATCACGCTCCGCAACGAGGATGACTCCCTGTTCGGCGGCATCGCCCCGGAACCGTCCAGCAAGAACCTCGAGAAGGTCCGCAAGGTGCTGGACGAAAGCAAGAGCGAATTCCGCCTGGGTGCAATCTTTGACCCGGATGGCGACCGCATCCGCTTCTACGACGGTACGCGCGAAATCGACATGAACCAGTTCGGTGCCATCGCGTTCCACTACATGGCAACCTGGCGCAAGGAACAGGGCTGCGTGGCCAAGTCCGTCGCGACCTCCAACTTCGTGAACATCATTGCCGAAAAGCTCGGCGTACCCGTGATGGAAACTCCGGTGGGCTTCAAGAACTTCCGCCCGTGGCTCAGCCGCAATGCCAAGCAGAAGGCCCTCGTTGCCTTCGAAGAATCCGACGGTATCTCTGGCCTCAACAACACGCTCGAGAAGGACGCCCAGTTCGGCCTCCTCATCGCTCTTGAAATTATGGCGGTGACTGGCAAGAACCTTGGTGAATACCTCGACGCCCTGTACGAAGAGTACGGCCGCTTCTACCCGACCCGCTCGGGCTTCGAAGTGGACAAGTCCCTCGTGGGTGCCCCGCTCAAGGCCAAGGTCGATGCCATCGCAACGATCGCGAAGCCGGGTGCGAAGGTCATGGTCGGCAAGAACGAAAAGACCGTGAAGCAGCTCCTCACGCTCGACGGCGTGAAGATCATCTTCGAAGACGACTCCTGGATGCTCGTGCGTCCGTCGGGTACCGAACCGAAGGTGCGCATTTACACCGAATGCCGCGATCCGGACGAAAAGGACCCGATGTTCGAGGCTGCCAAGGCTCTGTTCTTCAAGAATTAA
- the dapA gene encoding 4-hydroxy-tetrahydrodipicolinate synthase codes for MQITKASQLTGVFPALFTPLMNDDPKCLRNSVDYKKMEKMIDDLIASGVSGILPVGTTGQSATVTHKQHLDIIKFTLDYVDGRVPVIAGAGSNCTRESVEMIEEVLKIAEVPVLCVTGYYNNPSQEGIEKHFKTLSSETGAKIIIYNVPGRTASYVHPDTLIALSEDKNIIGLKQAVDFRIGEKFHEDTKRVINETKNNDFAVLSGEDGFFIDMLEMGGTGLVSATANIPEAAKIFVDLYKAFQKGEFQKCDDLQDAARDYVEATFCRKNPIPLGTMFNSPLFQPMTSVKDTARGDEAVARIMKLINEKAESLKKYHV; via the coding sequence ATGCAGATTACAAAAGCTTCTCAACTTACTGGTGTTTTCCCCGCGTTGTTCACCCCGCTGATGAACGACGATCCCAAGTGTCTCCGCAACTCCGTCGACTACAAGAAGATGGAAAAGATGATTGACGACCTTATCGCTTCCGGCGTTTCCGGCATTCTCCCTGTGGGTACCACGGGCCAGAGTGCGACGGTCACCCACAAGCAGCACCTCGACATCATCAAGTTCACGCTCGACTACGTGGACGGCCGCGTGCCCGTGATTGCAGGCGCAGGCAGCAACTGCACCCGCGAATCCGTTGAGATGATCGAAGAAGTCCTGAAGATTGCGGAAGTCCCGGTCCTCTGCGTCACGGGTTACTACAACAACCCCTCGCAGGAAGGCATCGAGAAGCACTTCAAGACGCTCAGCTCCGAAACGGGCGCGAAGATTATCATCTACAACGTGCCGGGCCGTACCGCCAGCTACGTCCACCCCGACACCCTCATCGCCCTTTCCGAAGACAAGAACATCATCGGACTCAAGCAGGCGGTCGATTTCCGCATTGGCGAAAAGTTCCACGAAGACACGAAGCGCGTGATTAACGAGACGAAGAACAACGACTTTGCCGTTCTGAGCGGCGAAGACGGATTCTTCATCGACATGCTCGAGATGGGCGGCACGGGCCTCGTGAGCGCAACGGCGAACATCCCCGAAGCGGCAAAGATTTTCGTAGACCTGTACAAGGCTTTCCAGAAGGGCGAGTTCCAGAAGTGCGACGACCTGCAGGACGCCGCCCGCGACTACGTGGAAGCGACCTTCTGCCGCAAGAACCCGATTCCGCTCGGAACCATGTTCAACAGCCCGCTCTTCCAGCCGATGACGAGCGTGAAGGATACCGCCCGCGGTGACGAAGCCGTGGCCCGCATCATGAAGCTCATCAACGAAAAGGCTGAGAGTTTGAAGAAGTACCACGTTTAG
- a CDS encoding POTRA domain-containing protein, with product MTNYVKISAFALLLASLGLAAQATCTDGTVVQSIRLEGLKHTNPRVVERELVNREGEPFTAEKFEAEKLRLQDLDLFTEVSVSCEKAGEPAEPGLVKLTYSFKEIFRWIPAPAGKKTDRDGLMLGAALANINVAGEDIRLEVQYRTTVDPFFDKNEAAFYASSPYLFGLPLGWNFEFLLTDSYDNIRDFQEKSILLDLDLEYKFLPHLSLLGTAAYRRLRDFANLPELGLGFAFDYRDSKLDTRDGVYFEYMLTHVGAGEEYVACGANIESDEPVETESRFCNTDNGENYWELLTDARAYKTFGRFVTGATALVRYRPGDVKFYDYYYHGGANTFRGHEADSGSLGTHEALLTLEERFVLLERRAASVMGVNFFYGVQLVAGFDGSLLWDKGRPGWDNYEGAVYGGVHLVIPALDRIRFEVGYSPDRGEPVFYFGLFDKVTSSRWRSR from the coding sequence GTGACAAATTATGTAAAGATATCGGCCTTCGCGCTTCTGCTGGCTTCGCTTGGCCTTGCCGCCCAGGCTACCTGTACCGACGGCACCGTTGTCCAGTCTATCCGGCTGGAAGGCCTGAAGCACACGAACCCCCGCGTGGTGGAGCGCGAACTCGTGAACCGTGAGGGTGAACCGTTCACTGCCGAAAAGTTCGAGGCAGAAAAGCTCCGCCTGCAGGATCTCGACCTGTTCACCGAGGTTTCCGTTTCCTGCGAAAAGGCCGGTGAGCCTGCCGAACCGGGTCTCGTAAAACTCACATATTCCTTCAAGGAAATCTTCCGCTGGATTCCGGCACCCGCGGGCAAGAAGACCGACCGCGATGGTCTGATGTTGGGAGCCGCGCTTGCGAACATCAATGTTGCGGGCGAGGACATTCGGCTTGAGGTGCAGTACCGCACGACGGTGGACCCGTTCTTCGACAAGAACGAGGCGGCCTTCTATGCGAGTTCCCCCTACCTGTTCGGGCTTCCGCTCGGGTGGAACTTCGAGTTCCTCTTGACCGACAGTTACGACAACATCCGCGATTTCCAGGAAAAAAGCATCTTGCTTGACCTGGATCTGGAATACAAGTTCTTGCCGCACCTGTCGCTGCTGGGGACTGCCGCCTACCGTCGGTTGAGGGACTTTGCGAATCTTCCTGAATTGGGGCTTGGCTTTGCTTTCGATTATCGTGACAGCAAGCTCGACACGCGCGATGGCGTGTATTTCGAATATATGCTTACGCACGTGGGCGCGGGTGAAGAATATGTTGCGTGCGGCGCCAATATCGAATCGGACGAACCGGTCGAAACGGAATCGCGTTTTTGCAACACGGATAATGGCGAAAACTACTGGGAACTCCTGACCGATGCGCGCGCCTACAAGACCTTCGGGCGATTTGTGACGGGTGCGACGGCGCTTGTGCGTTACCGCCCGGGAGACGTGAAATTTTACGACTATTACTACCATGGCGGAGCCAATACGTTTCGCGGGCACGAGGCCGACTCGGGCTCTCTCGGGACCCACGAGGCTCTGCTCACGCTCGAGGAGCGCTTTGTACTGCTGGAGCGCCGGGCCGCAAGCGTGATGGGTGTGAACTTCTTCTACGGTGTGCAACTTGTGGCGGGCTTCGACGGGAGCCTGCTCTGGGACAAGGGCCGCCCCGGCTGGGATAACTACGAGGGTGCCGTCTATGGCGGAGTGCATCTCGTGATTCCGGCGCTTGACCGCATTCGCTTCGAGGTAGGGTACAGCCCCGACAGGGGAGAACCGGTGTTTTACTTCGGGCTGTTCGACAAGGTGACTTCATCTCGTTGGCGTAGTAGATGA